The Lathyrus oleraceus cultivar Zhongwan6 chromosome 5, CAAS_Psat_ZW6_1.0, whole genome shotgun sequence genome includes the window AATTACATTTCCATTTTTTTATCTTTCTAATTCACTATACCCTTCAGTTCTCGGCTCGACAAACTAGATCCTGATCGATAAAATAGTgtttttaacttttaattttaaaaataaataattaacATGTCGCTTGCTCTAGATCGTTTTGATGCCTTTCCCGCTCCAAAACACCAAATGCCATTGCAACCACACTGTCCCACAAAACCGGCAATCAAAGTAAATTCTACTTTGGTAAATTCAAATTCGCGACATTACCATCATCAGGGCTACCTTCACTGAACCAATTCCACAACACGATCAATAACAATGTCAAGAAAATTCTTATCATCACTACTTCGAACTTGCACATCACACTCCACTACCTCACAATGCCACGCCCAAACCCTCCTCCAATCTCTACTTCCAAACGTCATTCTCGAAACAGACCTCTTATTATCCTACACAAAATTAGGCCTAGTGAACCATGCTCGCAAGCTGTTTGACAGAATGCCACAAAGAAATATGCATTCTTGGAACATCTTGATTGCTTCTTACACTCACAGTTCAATGTATTTCGATGCTTTAACAGTTTTTGAAGCCTTTAAACGAAGTGGGTCGTTGCCTGATCGTTACACCTTGCCTCCTTTGTTTAAAATTGCTATTGGAATAGGTGATTCTTGGTTTGGATGGATGTGTCATTGTTTGGTTATAAAGCTTGGGTATGGGGAAGTTGTTGTTGTAACTAACTCTGTCCTTGAGTTTTATGTCAAATGTGGCACCATGTCTCAGGCTTTATCTGTGTTCAACAATCATAATGCTCCTCGGTACGcaaaataatttataatttatgTATCAACGATATAGTCACACACACTGAGGGTCTCATTTGGACTTATCTTATGACAAAAAATATTGAAAAGATTTTAAAATAGCTTATGAGACATGTCTATGAATTGTTTTAAAGTTGGTTTGAAAAGCTTTGCCAGATAGCTTATTTTCATAAGCTCTTATTTACTCTTTAATTGTAGAAACAACTTCTACATAAGTTATTATAATAAGTGCTTAGTTAAATTGTGTATCCGAACACTCCCTTAGTGGTGCACCAATGCTCCAATAGCCAGAGGTTGTATTTGTGCACGTATCGAACATGATGGACACATTTGAAAGCAACGACACAACAACAATTTATTGTTGTGGCCTTGTGTCTAATTTGCTTTGATGCATGTTTGTTGCATGCCCAAACATGTAGACAACTGTTGCATATGATTTTGATTGTACCATTTAGTGAATTCAATGGTTAAAATTATATGACAGGACAAAAAGGACATTGTTTGATTACCCTACTTAGTGTCTCTCTTCACATGTTTATGCAATTTGTCTCAATGTAAATAGAATAACTTGTTTTACAATATATTTTGTAGGGATTCAGTGACATGGAATTTGATGATTTCTGGGTTTGGAAGGGCTGGCATGTATTCTGATGCTGTCCATTGTTTTAGAGAAATGTTGAAGCATCAAGATGGGATTGAGTTGGATTACATGACACTCCCTAGCATTTTGAGTGCTTCTGGGAAGGAAGGGGATTTGTTGAAAGTGAAGGAAGTGCATGGCTTTACTGTTAGGAACTTTGGTTTTGATGCTCATGTTCCCATTGGGAATGCATTGATCGATAATTATGGAAAATGTGGTAGCTTGAAAGATTCAGAAAATATCTTCAAAACCGTGTGCTGTGCAAATTTGGTGACATGGACAACTATGATATCCTGTTATGGGATGCATGGAAAGGGGGAGGAATCAGTTTTTCTGTTTGAGGAGATGATAAATGAGGGGTTTAGACCAAATGCTGTCACTCTCACAGCTATTTTAGCTAGTTGTAGCCACTCTGGATTGTTGGATCAAGGCAAGAAGATTTTTGACTCAATGATTTCAGATTATGGATTTGAGCCCACTGCTGAGCATTATGCCTGTATGGTGGATCTTTTTAGCCGATGTGGGTATCTTGAGGAAGCTCTTCGGCTGTTGGAAAGAATGAAGTCTTCGTCATTGACAGGAAGCATGTGGGGTGCTCTTCTTGCTGGTTGTGCCATGCACAAGAATATCGAAATTGGAGAAATTGCAGCACATCATCTCTTTCAATTAGAGCCAAATAATACTAGCAACTATGTAGCTTTGTGTGGAATTTATCAGTCTCGTGGTATGGCTCATGATGTTTCAACAGTTAAAGCAAAGATGAAGGGTTTAGGTTTGGTTAAAACTCCTGGCTGTAGCTGGATAAATATTGCAGGAAGAGAACATAAATTTTACCAAGGAGACCTTTCTCATCCATTTTCTTATATGATTTTCCAGATACTATATGAAATTAGCAATACTCGGTTATCAACCAATGATTTGGGAGTAGGATATTCGCTACACGAGGATGATACCTTTGTCATGGCTCTGTAAAACACTGCAGCCATGTTCATCTGAGCAGAATCAAGAATAGATCAGCATTAAAGTAATGTGTTTGCTAAATGTTATGGTTTTATGCTATGATTCTTTTGGGTTACAAGTGTCGACCAATATTATGCACAAAGCTTTATGTCTGACATAATCTTTTGTGGAGTATGCTAAATGTTAGTTctcttttttatgcttttgaatATCTGCTGTCTAAACTATGTCTTCCTGTAATGTTCTTTAAAAATATGGGCTAAAATGATAGATCAATCAGTATATTAATAAATCTTATAGGATTCCTTTCGTCTTAAAGCAGGGTGTCAACTATCAAGCAGTTCTACCATCTCAAAGCCCATAACTGATTTCAGCTGAAATGGCCATTGCTTAGGTCAGTTATCAACTTATGCCTTGTCTATTATATTTTTATAGCGTTTTTTTTTCTCCTTCTCTAGTAAAATATACTTGTTTATTTTCATGGTGTCAATTTTTGTTTAGGTCAGTTATCAATTTTTGCTTTTTGTTCTTCAATGAAAAAATAAGTCGCCCCTTTAATTATTACAAAATTAGTTATAATATTTATCTTTTTTATTTTCATGGTGTCTTTGCCATGACTAGATCCCTTCCATTTTTATATCATTTGTCTTTTACTTACCTTCTGTTTTGAACATGCTGTCTCATATCAAAATCCTCGAGGCACGCGGAAGCCTCGTCAAAATCCTCGAGTCACACGGAACAAGAATGACCCATAAACAATTATGGTTACTTATATCCAATTATGCACCATAGAATCTTCTCTCTTTCATACTTATGCTTTATTGCCAAAACGGATTCTGTATTCAATGGATCCTATTGTTAAAACTCTTTGCTAACTTGGTATTAATGTCTCTCTGATTCTCTTCAGTGACCTCGGATGCTTTGTTTCTGGCCAAGCCAGATCGAAACCAGAGGATGCTACTGATTCAGACCGAGTCTGGTTTATCCATTCTTTTGGGCTCCTCCCTAATATACTGGAAGTCAAAAAAGCAAAC containing:
- the LOC127085974 gene encoding pentatricopeptide repeat-containing protein At3g24000, mitochondrial, with amino-acid sequence MSRKFLSSLLRTCTSHSTTSQCHAQTLLQSLLPNVILETDLLLSYTKLGLVNHARKLFDRMPQRNMHSWNILIASYTHSSMYFDALTVFEAFKRSGSLPDRYTLPPLFKIAIGIGDSWFGWMCHCLVIKLGYGEVVVVTNSVLEFYVKCGTMSQALSVFNNHNAPRDSVTWNLMISGFGRAGMYSDAVHCFREMLKHQDGIELDYMTLPSILSASGKEGDLLKVKEVHGFTVRNFGFDAHVPIGNALIDNYGKCGSLKDSENIFKTVCCANLVTWTTMISCYGMHGKGEESVFLFEEMINEGFRPNAVTLTAILASCSHSGLLDQGKKIFDSMISDYGFEPTAEHYACMVDLFSRCGYLEEALRLLERMKSSSLTGSMWGALLAGCAMHKNIEIGEIAAHHLFQLEPNNTSNYVALCGIYQSRGMAHDVSTVKAKMKGLGLVKTPGCSWINIAGREHKFYQGDLSHPFSYMIFQILYEISNTRLSTNDLGVGYSLHEDDTFVMAL